Proteins found in one Kluyveromyces marxianus DMKU3-1042 DNA, complete genome, chromosome 2 genomic segment:
- the PHO92 gene encoding mRNA-binding phosphate metabolism regulator, with translation MTNTQFDLWTDLVLLNASSRFDFEDETAAKVIAWSDSTLFDKEKMSPEDAINDDFNDTSGSSFVGSLISNMDSFISTASSVVEAISSQKDYSLNLEFNGFNGFNIPQHSKFFVIKSFNERNVSLAVQHQVWSSTRRGNKKLQKEYQSLRPGAKIFLLFSVNKSGKFCGMAEMCSDLIQNDPRSNIWETHTHSYTFPNLFQIKWLYVKDVQVRRFNHLAWDVNLGGNENSPKMVGQCRDTDSVPFDIGCQIVSIFSDAPLKSSLSYQ, from the coding sequence ATGACAAATACCCAATTTGATTTATGGACAGATTTGGTTTTGCTGAATGCTTCGTCGagatttgattttgaagatgaaacaGCCGCCAAGGTCATTGCTTGGTCAGACTCAACGCTTtttgataaagaaaaaatgtcTCCCGAAGACGCTATAAACGATGACTTCAATGATACAAGTGGTTCAAGCTTTGTTGGGAGTCTGATATCAAATATGGACAGTTTTATATCTACGGCGTCTAGTGTGGTAGAGGcaatttcttctcaaaAGGACTATAGTTTGAACTTGGAATTCAACGGTTTTAATGGATTTAATATTCCACAACATTCAAAGTTTTTTGTTATAAAGTCTTTTAATGAGCGTAATGTTTCGCTTGCAGTTCAGCATCAGGTATGGTCATCCACCCGAAGAGGGAACAAGAAActacaaaaagaatatcaGTCTCTGCGCCCTGGAGccaaaatatttttgttattcTCCGTCAATAAATCTGGAAAATTTTGTGGCATGGCAGAAATGTGCTCGGATCTTATTCAGAATGATCCTCGCTCCAATATATGGGAAACGCATACCCATTCATACACCTTTCCAAATCtatttcaaatcaaatggTTGTACGTGAAAGATGTCCAAGTGCGACGTTTTAATCACTTGGCTTGGGATGTCAATTTAGGTGGTAATGAAAATTCCCCTAAAATGGTTGGCCAATGCCGTGACACAGACTCTGTTCCCTTTGATATCGGGTGTCAGATCGTTAGCATATTCTCTGATGCACCTTTGAAATCGTCATTATCCTATCAATAG
- the CAT5 gene encoding putative monooxygenase CAT5 translates to MPKPKNALHIPINSADSAILTIVFLNHQHTLNPPLLRNIQLTWMITMIRSSARALKPNRHFSVLSNLGKKHSAKEVAHPDEEPKPLTKFKPMSEAQLAYLDRVVRVDQAGELGANYIYAGQYFVLANRYPHLKPVLQHMWDQEIHHHNTFNDLQFKRRVRPSLLTPLWKLGAFVMGSGTAILSPEAAMACTEAVETVIGGHYNDQLRVLSNQYELETEDGKEKGQSVELKNLQSTIKEFRDEELEHLQTAIDYDSHKAVPYMLLTEGIKGVCRVAIWTAERI, encoded by the coding sequence ATGCCAAAACCTAAAAATGCACTCCACATTCCAATTAACAGTGCTGATTCAGCCATTCTTACCATAGTTTTCCTAAACCATCAACATACATTAAATCCACCACTTTTGAGAAACATACAACTGACTTGGATGATAACAATGATTCGTTCAAGCGCTAGAGCGTTGAAGCCAAATAGACACTTCTCTGTTTTGTCAAATCTAGGGAAGAAACACAgtgcaaaagaagttgcCCACCCGGATGAAGAGCCTAAACCTTTGACAAAATTCAAGCCTATGTCTGAGGCACAACTTGCATATCTGGATAGAGTTGTTAGAGTGGACCAGGCTGGTGAACTTGGTGcaaactatatatatgcagGTCAGTATTTTGTTCTTGCGAATAGATATCCGCATTTGAAGCCAGTATTACAACATATGTGGGACCAAGAAATTCACCATCACAACACATTTAATGATTTGCAATTCAAAAGGCGCGTTAGACCATCACTTTTGACCCCATTATGGAAACTTGGAGCTTTTGTCATGGGTTCAGGAACGGCCATTCTGTCGCCAGAAGCTGCAATGGCATGTACGGAAGCTGTTGAAACGGTTATTGGTGGGCATTACAATGACCAGTTACGTGTTTTAAGTAATCAGTATGAATTGGAGACTGAGGatggtaaagaaaaaggacaATCTGtagaattaaaaaatttGCAATCTACAATTAAGGAATTTCGcgatgaagaattggagCATTTACAAACTGCTATCGATTATGATTCTCACAAGGCAGTCCCATATATGTTATTAACGGAAGGGATTAAGGGTGTTTGTAGGGTAGCCATATGGACTGCTGAACGTATATGA
- the FRQ1 gene encoding frequenin — translation MGNKTSTLSKNDLTSLKQSTYFDRREIQQWHKGFLRDCPNGQLTREEFIKIYKQFFPFGSPDEFATHVFSVFDRDNNGSIDFKEFITALSTTSRGSLEEKLVWAFQLYDLNHDGVITYQEMLTIVSSIYKMIGNMVKLSDDEATPELRVEKIFRLMDKDKDGQITLDEFRDGSKIDPSIVGALNLYDGLV, via the coding sequence ATGGGTAACAAGACATCTACATTATCTAAAAACGATTTAACGAGTTTGAAGCAATCGACATATTTCGATCGTAGGGAGATTCAACAATGGCACAAGGGTTTTCTACGGGACTGCCCAAATGGACAGTTAACCAGAGAAGAGTTCATTAAAATATACAAGCAGTTTTTCCCCTTTGGATCACCGGATGAGTTTGCCACGCATGTGTTCAGTGTGTTTGATAGAGATAATAATGGGTCTATTGACTTCAAAGAATTCATAACGGCATTGAGTACCACTTCTAGAGGTTCACTTGAGGAGAAGTTAGTTTGGGCATTCCAGTTGTATGACTTGAACCACGACGGCGTGATTACATACCAGGAAATGTTGACCATAGTATCAAGTATCTATAAAATGATTGGAAATATGGTAAAACTCAGCGATGATGAGGCTACACCAGAACTTAGGGTTGAAAAGATATTCAGACTGATGGACAAAGACAAGGATGGCCAAATTACACTAGATGAATTTAGGGACGGATCGAAAATCGATCCCTCAATCGTCGGTGCGCTTAATCTATATGACGGGTTGGTGTGA